A genome region from Sphaerisporangium krabiense includes the following:
- a CDS encoding DUF6457 domain-containing protein, producing the protein MNVLAEWTALVCKELGIDPEEIDRDAVLDLTRDVAHGVARPAAPLTAYLLGLAQGAGTAAPDALETLSTLARNWGQATAETLGDH; encoded by the coding sequence ATGAATGTGCTGGCCGAGTGGACGGCGCTGGTCTGCAAGGAACTCGGCATCGACCCCGAGGAAATCGATCGCGACGCGGTTCTGGACCTCACCAGAGACGTGGCCCACGGCGTGGCGCGCCCGGCCGCCCCGCTCACGGCCTACCTGCTCGGGCTGGCCCAGGGGGCGGGCACCGCGGCGCCGGACGCCCTGGAAACGCTCTCGACGCTGGCCCGCAACTGGGGTCAGGCGACGGCCGAGACATTGGGCGATCATTAG